From one Rosa rugosa chromosome 4, drRosRugo1.1, whole genome shotgun sequence genomic stretch:
- the LOC133706494 gene encoding general negative regulator of transcription subunit 3 isoform X1: MGASRKLQGEIDRVLKKVQEGVDVFDSIWNKVYDTDNANQKEKFEADLKKEIKKLQRYRDQIKTWIQSSEIKDKKVSASYEQALVDARKLIEREMERFKICEKETKTKAFSKEGLGQQPKTDPKEKAKSETRDWINTVVGELESQIDSFEAEIEGVSVKKGKGRPPRLTHLETSITRHKAHIMKLELILRLLDNDELSPEQVNDVKDFLEDYVERNQEDFDEFSEVDELYSTLPLDKVESLEDIVPPGLVKGAPMLGLKTSLAASASQMPPIVITTNQPSTPVLEPVEDTVSQDNSNPDNVARTPPPKSSALGSAASTPTGNQATPVSLNVSSLSLPGVPTVSAVAGSNAVRGVTENAGAALSSSPVSLSPSVKEEEVASFPGRRPSPSLSDTGVVRGIGRGGLTGQIPSSIPLSSSTVVPSNNALGAVPSATDVAKRNILGADERLGSSGVVQSLVSPLSNRMILPQASKPSDGTGPVDSSNTSSMVSGMQWRPGSSFPNQNEAGLFRGRTEIAPDQREKFLQRLQQVQQQGHSTILSMPTLAGGNSKQFSTQQQNPLLQQFNSQSSSVPSQAGMGLGVQAPGLGTVSSTTLQQQLNSIHQQSPQANPQALMSSGPKEADAGHPKVEDQQQQNLPDDSTSESAPSSGLVKNLMNEDDMKASYAIDSLTGVSSSLTESSQVPRDIDLSPGQPLQSSQPSASLGVIGRRSVSDLGAIGDNLSGSTANSGAMHDQLYNLQMLEAAYYKLPQPKDSERARSYTPRHPAITPPSYPQVQAPIVNNPAFWERLGSEQYSTDTLFFAFYYQQNTYQQYLAAKELKKQSWRYHRKYNTWFQRHEEPKVATDEYEQGTYVYFDFHIANDDLQHGWCQRIKTEFTFEYNYLEDELIV; this comes from the exons ATGGGGGCGAGCCGGAAGCTCCAGGGCGAGATCGACCGTGTTCTCAAGAAGGTCCAGGAAGGCGTAGATGTGTTCGACAGCATTTGGAATAAG GTTTACGACACAGACAATGCGAACCAGAAGGAGAAGTTTGAGGCCGACTTGAAGAAGGAGATTAAGAAGCTCCAGCGGTACAGGGACCAAATCAAGACTTGGATTCAGTCCAGTGAAATCAAGGATAAGAAG GTGAGTGCCTCATACGAGCAGGCTCTGGTGGATGCTCGGAAGCTTATTGAGCGTGAAATGGAAAGGTTTAAGATATGCGAAAAGGAGaccaaaaccaaagcttttTCTAAAGAGGGATTGGGCCAACAACCAAAAACT GATCCGAAGGAGAAGGCTAAATCAGAGACAAGGGATTGGATAAACACTGTG GTAGGGGAGTTGGAATCTCAGATTGACAGCTTTGAAGCTGAGATTGAGGGGGTATCAGTCAAGAAAGGAAAGGGCAGACCGCCTAGACTG ACCCATCTAGAGACATCTATTACCCGGCATAAGGCTCATATAATGAAGTTGGAACTGATCTTAAGGTTATTGGATAATGATGAACTCAGTCCTGAGCAGGTCAATGATGTCAAAGACTTTTTGGAAGACTATGTTGAACGTAATCAG GAGGACTTTGATGAGTTTAGTGAAGTTGATGAGCTTTACAGCACCTTACCACTAGACAAGGTGGAGTCCCTTGAAGATATTGTTCCTCCTGGTCTTGTCAAG GGTGCACCGATGCTTGGCTTGAAGACTTCTTTGGCAGCATCAGCATCTCAAATGCCT CCCATTGTTATTACCACCAACCAACCAAGTACTCCTGTACTAGAGCCGGTTGAGGATACAGTTTCCCAGGATAACAGTAATCCTGATAACGTTGCTAGAACTCCACCTCCTAAAAGCAGTGCACTTGGTTCTGCTGCATCAACACCAACTGGGAATCAGGCAACTCCTGTCTCTTTGAATGTTTCATCTCTCAGTTTGCCTGGTGTACCAACTGTTTCAGCTGTTGCTGGTTCAAATGCTGTTCGTGGTGTCACAGAGAATGCAGGGGCTGCTCTTTCTTCATCTCCTGTAAGTCTGTCTCCTTCTGTGAAGGAAGAAGAAGTTGCAAGCTTCCCTGGACGTAGACCATCACCATCGCTTTCTGATACTGGAGTTGTGAGAGGCATTGGTAGAGGTGGCCTCACTGGCCAGATCCCATCTAGCATACCTCTTAGTTCTAGCACTGTGGTTCCTAGTAATAATGCCCTGGGTGCAGTCCCCTCTGCTACTGATGTAGCAAAGAGAAATATTTTGGGAGCTGATGAGAGACTTGGAAGTAGTGGTGTGGTACAGTCTCTTGTTTCCCCTCTGAGTAACCGGATGATCTTGCCTCAGGCTTCCAAACCCAGTGATGGAACTGGGCCAGTTGATTCTAGTAATACAAGTTCTATGGTCTCTGGCATGCAATGGAGGCCTGGAAGTTCCTTCCCAAACCAGAATGAAGCG GGATTGTTTCGTGGAAGAACGGAAATAGCACCTGATCAGAGGGAGAAGTTCTTGCAGCGGCTCCAGCAAGTGCAGCAACAAGGTCACAGTACCATTCTTAGCATGCCCACTCTTGCTGGTGGAAATTCTAAGCAGTTTTCTACTCAGCAGCAGAATCCACTCTTGCAACAG TTTAATTCTCAAAGCTCATCTGTACCTTCTCAAGCTGGCATGGGACTTGGGGTACAGGCACCAGGTCTTGGGACTGTTTCATCTACTACCTTACAGCAGCAGCTAAATTCCATCCATCAACAGTCTCCACAGGCTAATCCACAGGCATTGATGTCAAGTGGACCAAAAGAAGCTG ATGCTGGTCATCCAAAAGTTGAGGACCAGCAGCAACAGAATCTTCCTGATGACTCGACATCTGAATCTGCTCCTAGTTCTGGGCTCGTAAAGAATCTAATGAATGAGGATGATATGAAAGCCTCATATGCAATTGATTCTCTG ACTGGAGTTTCTAGCTCTTTGACAGAGTCTTCTCAAGTACCACGAGATATCGATCTCTCTCCTGGGCAACCTTTGCAGTCGAGTCAACCTTCTGCTAGCCTTGGTGTTATTGGCCGAAGAAGTGTTTCTGATCTTGGTGCAATTGGCGATAACCTCTCCGGATCAACTGCTAATTCTGGGGCAATGCATGATCAGTTGTATAATTTGCAGATGCTTGAGGCTGCTTATTACAAACTTCCACAACCCAAAGACTCCGAACGTGCAAGAAGCTACACTCCA AGGCACCCTGCAATAACTCCTCCTAGCTATCCCCAAGTTCAAGCACCTATAGTTAATAATCCTGCTTTCTGGGAACGTTTGGGTTCTGAACAGTATTCTACTGATACCCTGTTCTTTGCATTTTACTATCAGCAG AACACTTACCAGCAATATTTGGCTGCCAAAGAGTTGAAGAAGCAATCTTGGAGATACCACAGGAAATACAACACTTGGTTTCAACGACACGAAGAGCCAAAAGTTGCTACTGATGAATATGAACAGGGTACATATGTGTACTTTGACTTCCATATTGCCAATGATGATCTACAACATGGATG GTGTCAAAGGATCAAAACCGAGTTTACCTTTGAATATAACTATCTTGAAGATGAACTTATCGTATAG
- the LOC133706494 gene encoding general negative regulator of transcription subunit 3 isoform X2 — protein sequence MGASRKLQGEIDRVLKKVQEGVDVFDSIWNKVYDTDNANQKEKFEADLKKEIKKLQRYRDQIKTWIQSSEIKDKKVSASYEQALVDARKLIEREMERFKICEKETKTKAFSKEGLGQQPKTDPKEKAKSETRDWINTVVGELESQIDSFEAEIEGVSVKKGKGRPPRLTHLETSITRHKAHIMKLELILRLLDNDELSPEQVNDVKDFLEDYVERNQEDFDEFSEVDELYSTLPLDKVESLEDIVPPGLVKPIVITTNQPSTPVLEPVEDTVSQDNSNPDNVARTPPPKSSALGSAASTPTGNQATPVSLNVSSLSLPGVPTVSAVAGSNAVRGVTENAGAALSSSPVSLSPSVKEEEVASFPGRRPSPSLSDTGVVRGIGRGGLTGQIPSSIPLSSSTVVPSNNALGAVPSATDVAKRNILGADERLGSSGVVQSLVSPLSNRMILPQASKPSDGTGPVDSSNTSSMVSGMQWRPGSSFPNQNEAGLFRGRTEIAPDQREKFLQRLQQVQQQGHSTILSMPTLAGGNSKQFSTQQQNPLLQQFNSQSSSVPSQAGMGLGVQAPGLGTVSSTTLQQQLNSIHQQSPQANPQALMSSGPKEADAGHPKVEDQQQQNLPDDSTSESAPSSGLVKNLMNEDDMKASYAIDSLTGVSSSLTESSQVPRDIDLSPGQPLQSSQPSASLGVIGRRSVSDLGAIGDNLSGSTANSGAMHDQLYNLQMLEAAYYKLPQPKDSERARSYTPRHPAITPPSYPQVQAPIVNNPAFWERLGSEQYSTDTLFFAFYYQQNTYQQYLAAKELKKQSWRYHRKYNTWFQRHEEPKVATDEYEQGTYVYFDFHIANDDLQHGWCQRIKTEFTFEYNYLEDELIV from the exons ATGGGGGCGAGCCGGAAGCTCCAGGGCGAGATCGACCGTGTTCTCAAGAAGGTCCAGGAAGGCGTAGATGTGTTCGACAGCATTTGGAATAAG GTTTACGACACAGACAATGCGAACCAGAAGGAGAAGTTTGAGGCCGACTTGAAGAAGGAGATTAAGAAGCTCCAGCGGTACAGGGACCAAATCAAGACTTGGATTCAGTCCAGTGAAATCAAGGATAAGAAG GTGAGTGCCTCATACGAGCAGGCTCTGGTGGATGCTCGGAAGCTTATTGAGCGTGAAATGGAAAGGTTTAAGATATGCGAAAAGGAGaccaaaaccaaagcttttTCTAAAGAGGGATTGGGCCAACAACCAAAAACT GATCCGAAGGAGAAGGCTAAATCAGAGACAAGGGATTGGATAAACACTGTG GTAGGGGAGTTGGAATCTCAGATTGACAGCTTTGAAGCTGAGATTGAGGGGGTATCAGTCAAGAAAGGAAAGGGCAGACCGCCTAGACTG ACCCATCTAGAGACATCTATTACCCGGCATAAGGCTCATATAATGAAGTTGGAACTGATCTTAAGGTTATTGGATAATGATGAACTCAGTCCTGAGCAGGTCAATGATGTCAAAGACTTTTTGGAAGACTATGTTGAACGTAATCAG GAGGACTTTGATGAGTTTAGTGAAGTTGATGAGCTTTACAGCACCTTACCACTAGACAAGGTGGAGTCCCTTGAAGATATTGTTCCTCCTGGTCTTGTCAAG CCCATTGTTATTACCACCAACCAACCAAGTACTCCTGTACTAGAGCCGGTTGAGGATACAGTTTCCCAGGATAACAGTAATCCTGATAACGTTGCTAGAACTCCACCTCCTAAAAGCAGTGCACTTGGTTCTGCTGCATCAACACCAACTGGGAATCAGGCAACTCCTGTCTCTTTGAATGTTTCATCTCTCAGTTTGCCTGGTGTACCAACTGTTTCAGCTGTTGCTGGTTCAAATGCTGTTCGTGGTGTCACAGAGAATGCAGGGGCTGCTCTTTCTTCATCTCCTGTAAGTCTGTCTCCTTCTGTGAAGGAAGAAGAAGTTGCAAGCTTCCCTGGACGTAGACCATCACCATCGCTTTCTGATACTGGAGTTGTGAGAGGCATTGGTAGAGGTGGCCTCACTGGCCAGATCCCATCTAGCATACCTCTTAGTTCTAGCACTGTGGTTCCTAGTAATAATGCCCTGGGTGCAGTCCCCTCTGCTACTGATGTAGCAAAGAGAAATATTTTGGGAGCTGATGAGAGACTTGGAAGTAGTGGTGTGGTACAGTCTCTTGTTTCCCCTCTGAGTAACCGGATGATCTTGCCTCAGGCTTCCAAACCCAGTGATGGAACTGGGCCAGTTGATTCTAGTAATACAAGTTCTATGGTCTCTGGCATGCAATGGAGGCCTGGAAGTTCCTTCCCAAACCAGAATGAAGCG GGATTGTTTCGTGGAAGAACGGAAATAGCACCTGATCAGAGGGAGAAGTTCTTGCAGCGGCTCCAGCAAGTGCAGCAACAAGGTCACAGTACCATTCTTAGCATGCCCACTCTTGCTGGTGGAAATTCTAAGCAGTTTTCTACTCAGCAGCAGAATCCACTCTTGCAACAG TTTAATTCTCAAAGCTCATCTGTACCTTCTCAAGCTGGCATGGGACTTGGGGTACAGGCACCAGGTCTTGGGACTGTTTCATCTACTACCTTACAGCAGCAGCTAAATTCCATCCATCAACAGTCTCCACAGGCTAATCCACAGGCATTGATGTCAAGTGGACCAAAAGAAGCTG ATGCTGGTCATCCAAAAGTTGAGGACCAGCAGCAACAGAATCTTCCTGATGACTCGACATCTGAATCTGCTCCTAGTTCTGGGCTCGTAAAGAATCTAATGAATGAGGATGATATGAAAGCCTCATATGCAATTGATTCTCTG ACTGGAGTTTCTAGCTCTTTGACAGAGTCTTCTCAAGTACCACGAGATATCGATCTCTCTCCTGGGCAACCTTTGCAGTCGAGTCAACCTTCTGCTAGCCTTGGTGTTATTGGCCGAAGAAGTGTTTCTGATCTTGGTGCAATTGGCGATAACCTCTCCGGATCAACTGCTAATTCTGGGGCAATGCATGATCAGTTGTATAATTTGCAGATGCTTGAGGCTGCTTATTACAAACTTCCACAACCCAAAGACTCCGAACGTGCAAGAAGCTACACTCCA AGGCACCCTGCAATAACTCCTCCTAGCTATCCCCAAGTTCAAGCACCTATAGTTAATAATCCTGCTTTCTGGGAACGTTTGGGTTCTGAACAGTATTCTACTGATACCCTGTTCTTTGCATTTTACTATCAGCAG AACACTTACCAGCAATATTTGGCTGCCAAAGAGTTGAAGAAGCAATCTTGGAGATACCACAGGAAATACAACACTTGGTTTCAACGACACGAAGAGCCAAAAGTTGCTACTGATGAATATGAACAGGGTACATATGTGTACTTTGACTTCCATATTGCCAATGATGATCTACAACATGGATG GTGTCAAAGGATCAAAACCGAGTTTACCTTTGAATATAACTATCTTGAAGATGAACTTATCGTATAG
- the LOC133706743 gene encoding beta-amyrin 28-monooxygenase-like: MEMEMLILSVLVLFVSLYYLFRMLNRNASKNEVHHHNHQLQLPPGSSGWPIIGEGLAFLMTAKRGVPEKFIGERRIKYSSSDSKSSSCKVFTTSLLRESMAVLCTAAGNKFLFSNENKLVKSWWPANIDTIFASSNKTNTAEESIRHRKVLSPFLGPDSLRKYVGIMDTVTKRHLDLFWSDQKQVKVLALTKMHTFTLVCKIFLNVEDPAVIAKLEEPIQRIAAGFISLPINLPGTAFNRAIQASKQVRKDLENMVKQRRIDLDLSVAADDENNNNHDLMSKLLLERYSDGQQMKETDIANKLNGLLIAAYDNVFITLCSIIMYLSELPTVYDAVLKEQMEIADSKAEGELLNWEDIQKMKYTWNVACEVLRLEPPNPGTFREAMTDFVYEGYLIPKGMKLYWSVFSTHKNPEYFPDPKKFDPSRFDGGGPAPFSYVPFGGGPRMCPGREYARFTILVFMHNLVTRFRWEKVFPEEKMVMTPFLLPTEGLPVRLYPHPSTSSL; this comes from the exons ATGGAAATGGAGATGCTTATCCTTTCTGTGCTAGTTCTCTTTGTTTCTCTCTACTATCTTTTTCGTATGTTGAATAGAAATGCTAGCAAAAATGAAGTTCATCATCATAATCATCAGCTTCAGCTCCCACCAGGAAGCTCAGGTTGGCCCATCATCGGGGAAGGCCTTGCTTTTTTGATGACAGCCAAAAGGGGTGTCCCGGAGAAGTTCATAGGAGAAAGGAGGATCAAGTACTCATCATCAGATTCCAAAAGCAGCAGCTGCAAGGTGTTCACCACATCGTTGCTGCGTGAATCCATGGCGGTGCTATGTACTGCCGCTGGAAACAAGTTCCTGTTTTCGAACGAGAACAAACTCGTCAAGTCATGGTGGCCTGCTAACATCGACACCATCTTTGCCAGCTCCAACAAAACAAACACCGCCGAGGAGTCCATTCGTCACCGCAAAGTTCTGTCTCCGTTTCTCGGCCCCGATTCTCTCCGAAAGTACGTAGGGATCATGGATACTGTCACCAAACGTCATCTGGACCTGTTCTGGTCGGATCAAAAACAAGTCAAAGTTCTAGCCCTAACAAAGATGCACACCTTCACATTGGTGTGTAAAATCTTCTTAAACGTGGAGGATCCAGCAGTGATTGCCAAACTAGAGGAGCCAATTCAGCGTATTGCAGCAGGCTTCATTTCATTGCCCATAAATCTGCCTGGCACAGCATTCAACCGAGCCATCCAAGCATCCAAGCAGGTCAGGAAGGACCTTGAAAATATGGTTAAACAGAGGAGAATAGATTTAGATCTGTCTGTGGCAGCAGATgatgaaaataataataatcatgaTTTGATGTCTAAGTTGCTGCTGGAGAGATATAGCGACGGCCAACAAATGAAGGAAACCGACATCGCCAACAAGTTAAATGGTCTACTCATTGCTGCTTATGACAATGTATTCATCACCTTGTGTTCTATCATCATGTATCTATCGGAGCTTCCTACAGTTTATGATGCCGTCCTTAAAG AGCAAATGGAGATAGCAGATTCAAAAGCAGAAGGAGAGTTGCTCAACTGGGAGGACATACAAAAAATGAAGTACACATGGAATGTCGCATGTGAAGTGTTGAGATTGGAGCCGCCAAATCCTGGAACTTTTAGAGAGGCCATGACCGACTTTGTCTATGAAGGATATCTGATTCCTAAAGGAATGAAG TTATACTGGAGTGTGTTTTCGACACATAAAAACCCAGAGTACTTCCCAGATCCGAAAAAGTTCGACCCATCAAGGTTCGACGGAGGAGGACCAGCTCCTTTTTCGTACGTCCCATTTGGAGGAGGACCTCGGATGTGCCCTGGAAGAGAATATGCTCGCTTTACGATTTTGGTTTTCATGCATAACTTGGTCACCAGATTCAGGTGGGAGAAGGTTTTTCCTGAAGAGAAAATGGTGATGACCCCATTTCTTCTTCCTACCGAAGGACTTCCAGTTCGCCTTTATCCTCATCCATCAACATCATCACTGTGA
- the LOC133706497 gene encoding uncharacterized protein LOC133706497: MSDPYERVKGGRLTFKDGTLATRSKAIDKKKNKKKKNKLLLNNPNVDGAVDSGSAVDLEGDDAIAAAEAAGAGAGAGAVAEEESYSIDAAKRMKYDELFPVEAKKFGYDPKAIQQKSVEAVLDDRVKKKADRYCK, encoded by the coding sequence ATGTCGGATCCCTACGAGAGAGTGAAAGGAGGCAGATTGACCTTCAAGGACGGGACTTTGGCCACGCGCAGCAAAGCCATCGacaagaaaaagaacaagaagaagaagaataagctCCTCCTCAACAACCCTAACGTCGACGGTGCCGTTGACTCAGGCTCAGCCGTTGATTTGGAAGGCGACGATGCAATAGCTGCAGCAGAAGCAGCCGGAGCCGGAGCCGGAGCCGGAGCAGTAGCAGAAGAAGAGTCTTACTCTATCGACGCGGCCAAGCGCATGAAGTACGATGAGCTCTTCCCCGTCGAAGCCAAGAAGTTCGGTTACGACCCCAAGGCCATTCAACAAAAGTCCGTCGAGGCTGTCCTAGACGACCGTGTCAAGAAGAAGGCCGACCGCTACTGTAAATAA
- the LOC133706496 gene encoding rhodanese-like domain-containing protein 8, chloroplastic, with amino-acid sequence MRGCFPAPAVISGAASSAITQIVWGRRKDPLFQFSVWSSTTATSSCLVYNNSKHDKRRRRRWLSLSEASRGRGVSVGLEQQCECESESDNEWVVVNFYQFVLIKDAEAQVAKHLNFLKGRDIRGRIYVNEQGINAQYSGPSRDALAYVEWVREDERFANCLVQISAAPTGHAFPKLKLRYKPSLVQLEGGISHLPLLDPSMRATPLAPSQWRKRLEAVTGSTTADASTQNPKPNYILLDVRNGYEWDIGHFSGARRPDVDCFRSTSFGLCQPEVIAADPLANVDKETDILMYCTGGIRCDVYSTILRQQGFQNLYTLKGGVSHYLKNEGPVQWVGNLFVFDSRLSLPPATYKPEAITEPNRVEVSENNTFARCYICGLEVCELRHRNCANLDCNLLYLCCMNCVEDLRGCCCSKCTTAPRLRPVLQGPHRYEKWHTYRDLISQSKSTA; translated from the exons atgagAGGGTGTTTCCCGGCGCCGGCGGTCATCTCCGGTGCGGCGAGCTCCGCAATCACTCAAATTgtttggggaagaagaaaagatCCGTTGTTTCAATTCTCAGTCTGGTCCTCAACAACTGCAACCTCGTCTTGCTTAGTCTATAATAACAGTAAGCATGATAAGCGGAGACGAAGGCGGTGGCTTTCGTTATCAGAAGCAAGTAGAGGGAGAGGTGTGAGCGTTGGATTAGAGCAACAATGCGAGTGTGAAAGTGAAAGTGATAATGAATGGGTGGTGGTCAATTTTTACCAGTTTGTGTTGATCAAAGACGCGGAGGCACAAGTGGCCAAGCATCTCAATTTCTTGAAGGGGCGTGATATACGTGGGCGGATATATGTGAATGAACAAGGGATAAACGCGCAG TACAGTGGGCCGTCAAGAGACGCGCTTGCTTATGTTGAATGGGTGAGAGAGGATGAGAGATTTGCCAACTGCTTGGTGCAGATTTCTGCAGCACCAACTGGGCATGCCTTTCCAAAACTCAAGCTGCGGTATAAGCCTTCACTGGTTCAG TTAGAAGGAGGTATTAGTCATCTTCCTTTGCTGGACCCTTCAATGCGAGCTACACCTCTAGCACCATCCCAGTGGAGGAAAAGATTGGAGGCAGTGACCGGCAGCACTACTGCTGATGCATCAACTCAAAATCCTAAACCAAACTATATTCTATTGGATGTTAGAAACG GTTATGAGTGGGATATTGGTCATTTCAGTGGGGCTCGACGGCCAGATGTGGACTGCTTCAGGAGCACTTCGTTTGGGCTATGCCAACCAGAG GTCATTGCTGCAGATCCGTTAGCCAACGTTGATAAAGAAACAGATATATTGATGTATTGCACTGGAGGTATCCGTTGTGATGTATATTCCACGATCCTAAG ACAACAGGGCTTTCAAAATTTATACACCTTAAAGGGGGGTGTCTCTCATTACCTAAAAAATGAAGGTCCTGTCCAGTGGGTTGGGAATTTGTTTGTGTTTGACTCCCGTCTTTCTCTCCCACCCGCTACCTACAAGCCTGAAGCCATAACTGAACCAAACAGAGTTGAAGTTTCAGAGAACAATACATTTGCCAGATGCTATATATGTGGTTTAGAAGTCTGCGAGTTACGGCATCGAAACTGCGCCAATCTTGACTGCAACCTACTTTATCT ATGCTGCATGAACTGTGTTGAGGATTTAAGAGGATGTTGCTGTTCAAAGTGCACAACTGCTCCTCGACTTAGACCTGTTCTTCAGGGTCCCCATAGATATGAAAAATGGCACACGTACCGGGATTTGATATCACAAAGCAAGTCGACAGCTTGA
- the LOC133706495 gene encoding beta-amyrin 28-monooxygenase-like: protein METELFIILALVLFVSLYLFRLLNSNVNPRRMSGSGTEHEVAVDLPPGSTGWPIIGETLEYLRTAKQGVPEKFIVDRRNKYSSCKVFKTSLLRESMAVMCTAAGNKFLFSNENKLVKSWWPANFEKIFANSEKTDTTQESIRLRKVLSPFLKPDALHRCIGVMDEVTKQHLDVYWSFSLFDYEKEDDEIVIIKVHPLAKKYTFTLACRLFLNIDDPKLVAKLEEPIRHISSGFISLPLDFPGTKFNRAIRASKQIKKEIEKMIKQRRIDLHLHLLETSSDHEVAAAAFDHQDLLSRLLMETYSDGEEMKESDIANKLYGLIVGAYDNISTTLVSIVMHLSQLPHVYDTVLKEQMEIAESKAEGELLNWGDLKKMKYSWRVACEVLRLLPPILGTFREAITDFAYEGYLIPKGMKLHWNMYATHKNPDYFPDPEKFDPSRFQGQGPAPYSFVPFGGGPRMCPGKEYARFKILVFMHNVVTRFKWEMVFPDEKMIMDPVLIPTKGLPIRLFPHNHHHD, encoded by the exons ATGGAGACGGAGTTGTTCATCATCCTTGCTTTGGTTCTCTTTGTTTCTCTCTATCTTTTTCGTTTGTTGAACAGTAATGTTAATCCTAGGCGTATGAGTGGCAGCGGCACCGAACATGAAGTGGCCGTTGACCTGCCACCAGGAAGCACTGGTTGGCCAATCATTGGTGAAACCCTAGAGTATCTACGCACAGCCAAACAGGGTGTTCCTGAAAAGTTCATAGTGGACAGGAGGAACAAGTACTCATCCTGCAAGGTGTTCAAGACCTCACTGCTGCGTGAATCTATGGCCGTGATGTGCACAGCTGCTGGAAACAAATTCCTATTTTctaatgagaacaaactcgtcAAGTCTTGGTGGCCTGCAAATTTCGAAAAGATCTTTGCCAACTCTGAGAAAACAGACACCACCCAAGAGTCCATTCGATTGCGCAAAGTTTTGTCTCCATTTCTCAAGCCTGATGCTCTCCACAGGTGCATAGGGGTCATGGATGAAGTCACCAAACAGCATTTGGACGTGTATTGGTCGTTTTCATTGTTTGATTATGAAAAAGAAGACGATGAAATCGTGATCATAAAAGTTCACCCGCTTGCAAAGAAGTACACCTTCACCTTAGCATGCAGACTCTTCTTAAACATTGATGATCCAAAATTAGTTGCCAAACTAGAGGAGCCAATTCGGCATATATCTTCGGGGTTCATTTCTTTGCCACTAGATTTTCCAGGCACAAAATTCAACCGAGCCATTAGAGCATCCAAGCAAATCAAGAAAGAAATTGAGAAAATGATTAAGCAGAGAAGGATAGATCTCCATCTTCATCTTTTGGAGACAAGTAGTGATCACGAGGTTGCTGCAGCAGCTTTCGATCATCAAGATTTGTTGTCTAGGTTGCTGATGGAGACATATAGCGACGGGGAAGAGATGAAGGAATCAGACATTGCCAACAAGTTGTATGGTCTCATAGTCGGTGCTTACGACAACATAAGCACTACTTTGGTCTCCATAGTCATGCATCTGTCGCAGCTTCCTCATGTTTATGATACCGTACTTAAAG AGCAAATGGAGATTGCAGAATCAAAAGCAGAAGGAGAGTTGCTGAACTGGGGTGActtgaagaagatgaaataTTCATGGCGCGTGGCATGTGAAGTGTTGAGGTTGTTGCCACCAATTTTGGGAACCTTTAGAGAGGCCATTACCGACTTCGCCTACGAAGGATATCTAATTCCAAAAGGAATGAAG TTACACTGGAATATGTATGCCACACATAAAAACCCGGATTACTTCCCGGATCCTGAGAAGTTCGACCCGTCAAGGTTCCAAGGACAAGGACCAGCTCCTTATTCATTTGTTCCTTTTGGAGGAGGACCTCGGATGTGCCCTGGAAAAGAGTATGCTCGATTCAAAATACTAGTTTTCATGCATAACGTGGTCACTAGGTTTAAGTGGGAGATGGTTTTTCCAGACGAGAAAATGATCATGGACCCTGTTCTTATTCCTACCAAAGGACTTCCAATTCGCCTCTTTCCTCATAATCATCATCATGATTGA